In Calditrichia bacterium, the following are encoded in one genomic region:
- a CDS encoding SDR family NAD(P)-dependent oxidoreductase, whose product MENKICLITGCNTGIGKQTAIQLAKLNYTIITLVRDSEKSRMAFEDIKTRSNNQNVKMFYVDFSSPDSIISVVEKVKGEYSKIDVLINNAGVLKRNLQIGYKGYEMTMVVNYFAPFLLTNLLLPLIEKSTHGRIINLSSELYKKGETTISKPSSAKKFDGNKVYADSKLLIVLFTKELAKRLNGKNITVNSVHPGVVGTDVFRDYPKWFSKLLNLFISKPEVGAEPIVYLATSDEVSNITGEYFSKTQLSKTIDIVNDEKVAEQIWKETETILETNNQ is encoded by the coding sequence ATGGAAAACAAAATATGCTTGATCACCGGTTGTAACACTGGCATTGGAAAACAGACTGCTATACAATTGGCAAAATTGAATTATACAATTATCACGTTGGTGCGAGATAGTGAAAAATCTAGAATGGCGTTTGAAGACATCAAAACTCGATCAAACAATCAAAACGTCAAAATGTTTTATGTCGATTTTTCATCCCCAGACTCGATAATCAGTGTCGTTGAAAAAGTTAAAGGCGAGTATTCAAAAATTGATGTATTGATTAATAATGCCGGCGTTCTCAAAAGAAATCTTCAAATTGGTTATAAAGGATATGAGATGACAATGGTAGTCAATTATTTCGCACCATTTTTATTGACCAACCTATTGCTGCCATTAATCGAAAAAAGCACTCACGGAAGAATCATAAATCTTTCATCCGAATTATATAAAAAAGGTGAGACCACTATATCAAAGCCTTCTTCTGCCAAAAAGTTCGACGGCAATAAAGTATATGCCGATTCAAAATTATTAATAGTCCTCTTCACAAAAGAATTGGCAAAAAGATTAAACGGTAAAAATATTACAGTAAACTCTGTTCATCCGGGAGTTGTTGGAACTGACGTTTTCAGAGACTATCCAAAATGGTTTAGCAAATTATTAAATTTGTTTATCTCAAAACCAGAGGTCGGTGCTGAACCGATTGTATATTTAGCAACATCGGACGAAGTATCAAATATAACCGGAGAATACTTTTCAAAAACACAACTTTCAAAAACTATCGACATTGTGAATGATGAGAAAGTTGCTGAACAAATATGGAAAGAGACTGAGACGATATTAGAAACCAACAATCAGTAA